In one window of Gossypium arboreum isolate Shixiya-1 chromosome 4, ASM2569848v2, whole genome shotgun sequence DNA:
- the LOC128291582 gene encoding uncharacterized protein LOC128291582, protein MDWLVKHQVNLDCAATQVVLKTAEGDELLGLPPNREVEFGIELLPGIAPVPIAPYRMAPEELVELKAHIQELLDRGFIRPRYYRRFVKGFLLISAPLIKLLCKGVLFNWTNKQQKSFERLKKVLTKALVLIQPEFGKDFTVYSDA, encoded by the exons atggattggctagttAAGCATCAGGtgaatttggattgtgctgctacaCAGGTAGTACTAAAAACTGCAGAGGGTGATGAG CTATTGGGGTTACCTCCtaaccgtgaagttgagtttgggatagagCTCTTGCCTGGTATAGCTCCAGTgcctattgctccttatagaatggcaccggaAGAGCTTGTAGAGCTAAAGGCTCAtattcaagagttactggatcgaGGGTTCATTCGCCCTA GGTATTATAggcggtttgttaaaggatttttgtTGATTAGTGCACCTCTGATTAAGTTGTTGTGTAAAGGGGTACTATTTAACTGGACTAATAAACAGCAGAAAAGTTTTGAGAGACTTAAGAAAGTTTTGACTAAGGCCCTTGTCTTAATACAGCCAGAGTttgggaaggacttcactgtcTATAGCGATGCATAA